A genomic segment from Diospyros lotus cultivar Yz01 chromosome 5, ASM1463336v1, whole genome shotgun sequence encodes:
- the LOC127801414 gene encoding uncharacterized protein LOC127801414 isoform X2: MSSQDHRHRHNRRTDTAVVPSLDLSSAEEAVLRAPFKHSLFAKVLGKRVDDRQLYAHLRSLWRPAGAIDFIPLARGFYLVNFSLPSDYDEVRYGFPWTIDDHYIVLLRWDPNFKPSEAIISLVAVWVRLPELQVQYYDEEILQKIGELIGEEVVKIDNCTRNRTKCKYARLCILIDLGKPVIPMIEIGGALQPIQYEGLHLLCYTCGRYGHRQHHCHHLASSLAEAIPELCFSGQSSTESLGFRHSSHLYGPWLQVRRGYQHQTENQVLQPEKKSVSLMYRPIKTAFIPCNNTLEHGEGTSGVAENIIGSSMNPQDQEASSSGHTDTVTSSLPSPSPALGDNPYVPVPTQSPEVPQTNTPTPSLGDLNVSTSAQTGTSSPSPASGDNPNVPVSSQPQEAPQTNTPTPSLGDLNVSTSAQTGTSSPSPASGDNPNVPVSSQPQEAPQTNTPTPSLGDLNVSTSAQTGTSSPSPALCDNPNVPVSTQPPEAPQTNTPTPSLGDLNVSTSAQTGTSSPSLALGDNPNIPVSTQPPEVPQTNSLIPSLGDLNVSTSAQAGTSSPSPALSDNPNVSVSTQPPEVPQTNTPTPSLGDLNVATSAQTGTSSTSPALADPNIPASTQPPEVSQTSTPPPPSLSNASGDPHVSASSQQRVDFPSPQNDSPTASVSTDRLPHQRIGAGITNQQQPPPEVIEFFSRVIQSLTIPLEINSSDGCITELVIEGKPQVITFDSKISNIEMSVDMSGLFTWNTNQHNVSFSTTVIDHTEYPVQKSSKKLLIWNCRGAGDAKLLPTVKALCQQHQPSAVLLLETRLSGAHSDQVIEDVGFSESLVVEPVGFTGGMWLLWRDNDIEMEVYSATPLHVAFEFLPKPETLILYGVNSGIGHEYSGVYGIDSSDSDHSSQTRSPEVFYLDQQIGPQTSHWIPSY; encoded by the exons atgtcCAGTCAAGACCACCGCCACCGGCACAACCGCCGCACTGATACCGCCGTCGTTCCAAGTCTCGATCTTTCATCCGCCGAAGAGGCCGTTCTGAGAGCCCCATTCAAGCACTCCCTTTTCGCCAAAGTCCTCGGCAAAAGAGTCGATGACCGGCAGCTCTATGCTCACCTTCGTTCTCTGTGGCGTCCGGCGGGGGCAATCGACTTCATCCCCCTGGCAAGGGGCTTCTACCTGGTGAACTTCTCTCTCCCTTCCGATTACGATGAGGTTCGCTACGGGTTCCCATGGACGATCGACGATCACTACATCGTCCTTCTCCGATGGGATCCCAACTTCAAGCCTTCCGAGGCCATCATCAGCCTTGTTGCGGTCTGGGTTCGCCTCCCGGAACTTCAAGTGCAGTACTACGACGAAGAAATCCTGCAGAAAATTGGAGAATTGATCGGGGAGGAAGTTGTGAAGATAGACAATTGCACCAGAAACCGAACAAAGTGTAAATATGCTCGCCTGTGCATCTTGATCGATCTTGGCAAGCCCGTTATTCCGATGATAGAAATTGGTGGAGCTTTGCAGCCGATCCAATACGAGGGGCTGCATCTTCTGTGCTACACGTGCGGGCGATACGGACATCGGCAGCACCATTGCCATCATCTTGCGTCTTCTCTGGCGGAGGCAATCCCGGAACTATGCTTTTCCGGCCAGTCGTCCACGGAGTCGTTGGGCTTCCGCCATAGTTCCCATCTCTATGGTCCTTGGCTTCAAGTGCGCCGTGGATATCAACATCAGACCGAAAATCAAGTGCTCCAACCAGAGAAAAAATCTGTAAGTCTGATGTATCGTCCGATTAAAACTGCCTTTATTCCTTGCAACAATACATTGGAACATGGGGAGGGCACATCCGGAGTTGCTGAGAATATTATTGGTTCTTCAATGAACCCCCAAGACCAAGAAGCCTCTTCTTCTGGCCACACTGACACTGTGACTTCAAGTCTTCCTTCCCCTTCCCCTGCATTAGGTGATAATCCATATGTACCAGTTCCAACTCAGTCACCAGAAGTACCCCAAACAAACACTCCAACCCCTTCCCTTGGTGAC CTAAATGTTTCAACTTCAGCCCAAACAGGTACTTCATCCCCTTCCCCTGCATCAGGTGATAATCCAAATGTACCAGTCTCAAGCCAGCCACAAGAAGCACCCCAAACAAACACTCCAACCCCTTCCCTTGGTGACCTAAATGTTTCAACTTCAGCCCAAACAGGTACTTCATCCCCTTCCCCTGCATCAG GTGATAATCCAAATGTACCAGTCTCAAGCCAGCCACAAGAAGCACCCCAAACAAACACTCCAACCCCTTCCCTTGGTGACCTAAATGTTTCAACTTCAGCCCAAACAGGTACTTCATCCCCTTCCCCTGCATTATGTGATAATCCAAATGTACCAGTTTCAACCCAGCCACCAGAAGCACCCCAAACAAACACTCCAACCCCTTCCCTTGGTGACCTAAATGTTTCAACTTCAGCCCAAACAGGTACTTCATCCCCTTCCCTTGCTTTAGGTGATAATCCAAATATACCAGTTTCAACCCAGCCACCGGAAGTACCCCAAACAAACAGTCTAATCCCTTCCCTTGGTGACCTAAATGTTTCAACTTCAGCCCAAGCCGGTACTTCATCCCCTTCCCCTGCATTAAGTGATAATCCAAATGTATCAGTTTCAACCCAGCCACCAGAAGTACCCCAAACAAACACTCCAACTCCTTCCCTTGGTGACCTAAATGTAGCAACTTCAGCCCAAACAGGTACTTCATCCACTTCCCCAGCATTAGCTGACCCAAATATACCAGCTTCGACCCAGCCACCAGAAGTATCCCAAACAAGTACTCCACCCCCTCCATCTCTATCCAATGCATCAGGTGATCCACATGTTTCAGCTTCATCCCAACAAAGAGTGGATTTTCCATCCCCACAAAATGATTCTCCCACTGCTTCCGTTTCAACTGATCGCCTCCCACATCAGCGCATTGGCGCAGGCATAACGAACCAGCAACAGCCACCCCCTGAGGTAATTGAATTCTTTTCGCGGGTGATTCAGAGTTTGACAATACCACTAGAGATAAACAGTTCTGATGGCTGTATAACTGAGCTGGTCATTGAAGGAAAACCACAAGTCATTACCTTTGATTcgaaaatttccaacattgaGATGAGTGTAGACATGTCGGGGTTGTTTACTTGGAACACGAACCAGCACAATGTAAGCTTCAGCACTACAGTAATTGATCACACTGAATACCCTGTCCAGAAATCCTCAAAGAAGCTTCTGATTTGGAACTGCCGAGGGGCAGGGGATGCCAAGCTCCTGCCAACCGTCAAGGCTCTGTGCCAGCAACACCAGCCATCCGCCGTTCTTCTTTTGGAAACAAGACTTTCCGGCGCCCATTCTGATCAAGTTATCGAGGACGTTGGTTTTTCTGAGTCGCTTGTTGTTGAGCCTGTGGGATTCACCGGTGGGATGTGGCTTTTGTGGCGCgataatgatattgaaatgGAAGTTTACTCAGCTACTCCACTTCATGTGGCCTTTGAATTTCTCCCCAAGCCCGAGACGTTGATTCTCTATGGAGTGAATTCTGGGATTGGACATGAATATTCGGGTGTTTATGGTATTGATTCTTCTGATTCCGATCACAGTTCACAAACCAGGAGCCCAGAGGTTTTTTACCTAGACCAACAAATCGGGCCTCAGACTTCCCATTGGATTCCATCCTACTGA
- the LOC127801414 gene encoding uncharacterized protein LOC127801414 isoform X13, whose product MSSQDHRHRHNRRTDTAVVPSLDLSSAEEAVLRAPFKHSLFAKVLGKRVDDRQLYAHLRSLWRPAGAIDFIPLARGFYLVNFSLPSDYDEVRYGFPWTIDDHYIVLLRWDPNFKPSEAIISLVAVWVRLPELQVQYYDEEILQKIGELIGEEVVKIDNCTRNRTKCKYARLCILIDLGKPVIPMIEIGGALQPIQYEGLHLLCYTCGRYGHRQHHCHHLASSLAEAIPELCFSGQSSTESLGFRHSSHLYGPWLQVRRGYQHQTENQVLQPEKKSVSLMYRPIKTAFIPCNNTLEHGEGTSGVAENIIGSSMNPQDQEASSSGHTDTVTSSLPSPSPALGDNPYVPVPTQSPEVPQTNTPTPSLGDLNVSTSAQTGTSSPSPASGDNPNVPVSSQPQEAPQTNTPTPSLGDLNVSTSAQTGTSSPSPASGDNPNIPVSTQPPEVPQTNSLIPSLGDLNVSTSAQAGTSSPSPALSDNPNVSVSTQPPEVPQTNTPTPSLGDLNVATSAQTGTSSTSPALADPNIPASTQPPEVSQTSTPPPPSLSNASGDPHVSASSQQRVDFPSPQNDSPTASVSTDRLPHQRIGAGITNQQQPPPEVIEFFSRVIQSLTIPLEINSSDGCITELVIEGKPQVITFDSKISNIEMSVDMSGLFTWNTNQHNVSFSTTVIDHTEYPVQKSSKKLLIWNCRGAGDAKLLPTVKALCQQHQPSAVLLLETRLSGAHSDQVIEDVGFSESLVVEPVGFTGGMWLLWRDNDIEMEVYSATPLHVAFEFLPKPETLILYGVNSGIGHEYSGVYGIDSSDSDHSSQTRSPEVFYLDQQIGPQTSHWIPSY is encoded by the exons atgtcCAGTCAAGACCACCGCCACCGGCACAACCGCCGCACTGATACCGCCGTCGTTCCAAGTCTCGATCTTTCATCCGCCGAAGAGGCCGTTCTGAGAGCCCCATTCAAGCACTCCCTTTTCGCCAAAGTCCTCGGCAAAAGAGTCGATGACCGGCAGCTCTATGCTCACCTTCGTTCTCTGTGGCGTCCGGCGGGGGCAATCGACTTCATCCCCCTGGCAAGGGGCTTCTACCTGGTGAACTTCTCTCTCCCTTCCGATTACGATGAGGTTCGCTACGGGTTCCCATGGACGATCGACGATCACTACATCGTCCTTCTCCGATGGGATCCCAACTTCAAGCCTTCCGAGGCCATCATCAGCCTTGTTGCGGTCTGGGTTCGCCTCCCGGAACTTCAAGTGCAGTACTACGACGAAGAAATCCTGCAGAAAATTGGAGAATTGATCGGGGAGGAAGTTGTGAAGATAGACAATTGCACCAGAAACCGAACAAAGTGTAAATATGCTCGCCTGTGCATCTTGATCGATCTTGGCAAGCCCGTTATTCCGATGATAGAAATTGGTGGAGCTTTGCAGCCGATCCAATACGAGGGGCTGCATCTTCTGTGCTACACGTGCGGGCGATACGGACATCGGCAGCACCATTGCCATCATCTTGCGTCTTCTCTGGCGGAGGCAATCCCGGAACTATGCTTTTCCGGCCAGTCGTCCACGGAGTCGTTGGGCTTCCGCCATAGTTCCCATCTCTATGGTCCTTGGCTTCAAGTGCGCCGTGGATATCAACATCAGACCGAAAATCAAGTGCTCCAACCAGAGAAAAAATCTGTAAGTCTGATGTATCGTCCGATTAAAACTGCCTTTATTCCTTGCAACAATACATTGGAACATGGGGAGGGCACATCCGGAGTTGCTGAGAATATTATTGGTTCTTCAATGAACCCCCAAGACCAAGAAGCCTCTTCTTCTGGCCACACTGACACTGTGACTTCAAGTCTTCCTTCCCCTTCCCCTGCATTAGGTGATAATCCATATGTACCAGTTCCAACTCAGTCACCAGAAGTACCCCAAACAAACACTCCAACCCCTTCCCTTGGTGAC CTAAATGTTTCAACTTCAGCCCAAACAGGTACTTCATCCCCTTCCCCTGCATCAGGTGATAATCCAAATGTACCAGTCTCAAGCCAGCCACAAGAAGCACCCCAAACAAACACTCCAACCCCTTCCCTTGGTGACCTAAATGTTTCAACTTCAGCCCAAACAGGTACTTCATCCCCTTCCCCTGCATCAG GTGATAATCCAAATATACCAGTTTCAACCCAGCCACCGGAAGTACCCCAAACAAACAGTCTAATCCCTTCCCTTGGTGACCTAAATGTTTCAACTTCAGCCCAAGCCGGTACTTCATCCCCTTCCCCTGCATTAAGTGATAATCCAAATGTATCAGTTTCAACCCAGCCACCAGAAGTACCCCAAACAAACACTCCAACTCCTTCCCTTGGTGACCTAAATGTAGCAACTTCAGCCCAAACAGGTACTTCATCCACTTCCCCAGCATTAGCTGACCCAAATATACCAGCTTCGACCCAGCCACCAGAAGTATCCCAAACAAGTACTCCACCCCCTCCATCTCTATCCAATGCATCAGGTGATCCACATGTTTCAGCTTCATCCCAACAAAGAGTGGATTTTCCATCCCCACAAAATGATTCTCCCACTGCTTCCGTTTCAACTGATCGCCTCCCACATCAGCGCATTGGCGCAGGCATAACGAACCAGCAACAGCCACCCCCTGAGGTAATTGAATTCTTTTCGCGGGTGATTCAGAGTTTGACAATACCACTAGAGATAAACAGTTCTGATGGCTGTATAACTGAGCTGGTCATTGAAGGAAAACCACAAGTCATTACCTTTGATTcgaaaatttccaacattgaGATGAGTGTAGACATGTCGGGGTTGTTTACTTGGAACACGAACCAGCACAATGTAAGCTTCAGCACTACAGTAATTGATCACACTGAATACCCTGTCCAGAAATCCTCAAAGAAGCTTCTGATTTGGAACTGCCGAGGGGCAGGGGATGCCAAGCTCCTGCCAACCGTCAAGGCTCTGTGCCAGCAACACCAGCCATCCGCCGTTCTTCTTTTGGAAACAAGACTTTCCGGCGCCCATTCTGATCAAGTTATCGAGGACGTTGGTTTTTCTGAGTCGCTTGTTGTTGAGCCTGTGGGATTCACCGGTGGGATGTGGCTTTTGTGGCGCgataatgatattgaaatgGAAGTTTACTCAGCTACTCCACTTCATGTGGCCTTTGAATTTCTCCCCAAGCCCGAGACGTTGATTCTCTATGGAGTGAATTCTGGGATTGGACATGAATATTCGGGTGTTTATGGTATTGATTCTTCTGATTCCGATCACAGTTCACAAACCAGGAGCCCAGAGGTTTTTTACCTAGACCAACAAATCGGGCCTCAGACTTCCCATTGGATTCCATCCTACTGA
- the LOC127801414 gene encoding uncharacterized protein LOC127801414 isoform X4, with the protein MSSQDHRHRHNRRTDTAVVPSLDLSSAEEAVLRAPFKHSLFAKVLGKRVDDRQLYAHLRSLWRPAGAIDFIPLARGFYLVNFSLPSDYDEVRYGFPWTIDDHYIVLLRWDPNFKPSEAIISLVAVWVRLPELQVQYYDEEILQKIGELIGEEVVKIDNCTRNRTKCKYARLCILIDLGKPVIPMIEIGGALQPIQYEGLHLLCYTCGRYGHRQHHCHHLASSLAEAIPELCFSGQSSTESLGFRHSSHLYGPWLQVRRGYQHQTENQVLQPEKKSVSLMYRPIKTAFIPCNNTLEHGEGTSGVAENIIGSSMNPQDQEASSSGHTDTVTSSLPSPSPALGDNPYVPVPTQSPEVPQTNTPTPSLGDLNVSTSAQTGTSSPSPASGDNPNVPVSSQPQEAPQTNTPTPSLGDLNVSTSAQTGTSSPSPALCDNPNVPVSTQPPEAPQTNTPTPSLGDLNVSTSAQTGTSSPSLALGDNPNIPVSTQPPEVPQTNSLIPSLGDLNVSTSAQAGTSSPSPALSDNPNVSVSTQPPEVPQTNTPTPSLGDLNVATSAQTGTSSTSPALADPNIPASTQPPEVSQTSTPPPPSLSNASGDPHVSASSQQRVDFPSPQNDSPTASVSTDRLPHQRIGAGITNQQQPPPEVIEFFSRVIQSLTIPLEINSSDGCITELVIEGKPQVITFDSKISNIEMSVDMSGLFTWNTNQHNVSFSTTVIDHTEYPVQKSSKKLLIWNCRGAGDAKLLPTVKALCQQHQPSAVLLLETRLSGAHSDQVIEDVGFSESLVVEPVGFTGGMWLLWRDNDIEMEVYSATPLHVAFEFLPKPETLILYGVNSGIGHEYSGVYGIDSSDSDHSSQTRSPEVFYLDQQIGPQTSHWIPSY; encoded by the exons atgtcCAGTCAAGACCACCGCCACCGGCACAACCGCCGCACTGATACCGCCGTCGTTCCAAGTCTCGATCTTTCATCCGCCGAAGAGGCCGTTCTGAGAGCCCCATTCAAGCACTCCCTTTTCGCCAAAGTCCTCGGCAAAAGAGTCGATGACCGGCAGCTCTATGCTCACCTTCGTTCTCTGTGGCGTCCGGCGGGGGCAATCGACTTCATCCCCCTGGCAAGGGGCTTCTACCTGGTGAACTTCTCTCTCCCTTCCGATTACGATGAGGTTCGCTACGGGTTCCCATGGACGATCGACGATCACTACATCGTCCTTCTCCGATGGGATCCCAACTTCAAGCCTTCCGAGGCCATCATCAGCCTTGTTGCGGTCTGGGTTCGCCTCCCGGAACTTCAAGTGCAGTACTACGACGAAGAAATCCTGCAGAAAATTGGAGAATTGATCGGGGAGGAAGTTGTGAAGATAGACAATTGCACCAGAAACCGAACAAAGTGTAAATATGCTCGCCTGTGCATCTTGATCGATCTTGGCAAGCCCGTTATTCCGATGATAGAAATTGGTGGAGCTTTGCAGCCGATCCAATACGAGGGGCTGCATCTTCTGTGCTACACGTGCGGGCGATACGGACATCGGCAGCACCATTGCCATCATCTTGCGTCTTCTCTGGCGGAGGCAATCCCGGAACTATGCTTTTCCGGCCAGTCGTCCACGGAGTCGTTGGGCTTCCGCCATAGTTCCCATCTCTATGGTCCTTGGCTTCAAGTGCGCCGTGGATATCAACATCAGACCGAAAATCAAGTGCTCCAACCAGAGAAAAAATCTGTAAGTCTGATGTATCGTCCGATTAAAACTGCCTTTATTCCTTGCAACAATACATTGGAACATGGGGAGGGCACATCCGGAGTTGCTGAGAATATTATTGGTTCTTCAATGAACCCCCAAGACCAAGAAGCCTCTTCTTCTGGCCACACTGACACTGTGACTTCAAGTCTTCCTTCCCCTTCCCCTGCATTAGGTGATAATCCATATGTACCAGTTCCAACTCAGTCACCAGAAGTACCCCAAACAAACACTCCAACCCCTTCCCTTGGTGAC CTAAATGTTTCAACTTCAGCCCAAACAGGTACTTCATCCCCTTCCCCTGCATCAG GTGATAATCCAAATGTACCAGTCTCAAGCCAGCCACAAGAAGCACCCCAAACAAACACTCCAACCCCTTCCCTTGGTGACCTAAATGTTTCAACTTCAGCCCAAACAGGTACTTCATCCCCTTCCCCTGCATTATGTGATAATCCAAATGTACCAGTTTCAACCCAGCCACCAGAAGCACCCCAAACAAACACTCCAACCCCTTCCCTTGGTGACCTAAATGTTTCAACTTCAGCCCAAACAGGTACTTCATCCCCTTCCCTTGCTTTAGGTGATAATCCAAATATACCAGTTTCAACCCAGCCACCGGAAGTACCCCAAACAAACAGTCTAATCCCTTCCCTTGGTGACCTAAATGTTTCAACTTCAGCCCAAGCCGGTACTTCATCCCCTTCCCCTGCATTAAGTGATAATCCAAATGTATCAGTTTCAACCCAGCCACCAGAAGTACCCCAAACAAACACTCCAACTCCTTCCCTTGGTGACCTAAATGTAGCAACTTCAGCCCAAACAGGTACTTCATCCACTTCCCCAGCATTAGCTGACCCAAATATACCAGCTTCGACCCAGCCACCAGAAGTATCCCAAACAAGTACTCCACCCCCTCCATCTCTATCCAATGCATCAGGTGATCCACATGTTTCAGCTTCATCCCAACAAAGAGTGGATTTTCCATCCCCACAAAATGATTCTCCCACTGCTTCCGTTTCAACTGATCGCCTCCCACATCAGCGCATTGGCGCAGGCATAACGAACCAGCAACAGCCACCCCCTGAGGTAATTGAATTCTTTTCGCGGGTGATTCAGAGTTTGACAATACCACTAGAGATAAACAGTTCTGATGGCTGTATAACTGAGCTGGTCATTGAAGGAAAACCACAAGTCATTACCTTTGATTcgaaaatttccaacattgaGATGAGTGTAGACATGTCGGGGTTGTTTACTTGGAACACGAACCAGCACAATGTAAGCTTCAGCACTACAGTAATTGATCACACTGAATACCCTGTCCAGAAATCCTCAAAGAAGCTTCTGATTTGGAACTGCCGAGGGGCAGGGGATGCCAAGCTCCTGCCAACCGTCAAGGCTCTGTGCCAGCAACACCAGCCATCCGCCGTTCTTCTTTTGGAAACAAGACTTTCCGGCGCCCATTCTGATCAAGTTATCGAGGACGTTGGTTTTTCTGAGTCGCTTGTTGTTGAGCCTGTGGGATTCACCGGTGGGATGTGGCTTTTGTGGCGCgataatgatattgaaatgGAAGTTTACTCAGCTACTCCACTTCATGTGGCCTTTGAATTTCTCCCCAAGCCCGAGACGTTGATTCTCTATGGAGTGAATTCTGGGATTGGACATGAATATTCGGGTGTTTATGGTATTGATTCTTCTGATTCCGATCACAGTTCACAAACCAGGAGCCCAGAGGTTTTTTACCTAGACCAACAAATCGGGCCTCAGACTTCCCATTGGATTCCATCCTACTGA
- the LOC127801414 gene encoding uncharacterized protein LOC127801414 isoform X16: MSSQDHRHRHNRRTDTAVVPSLDLSSAEEAVLRAPFKHSLFAKVLGKRVDDRQLYAHLRSLWRPAGAIDFIPLARGFYLVNFSLPSDYDEVRYGFPWTIDDHYIVLLRWDPNFKPSEAIISLVAVWVRLPELQVQYYDEEILQKIGELIGEEVVKIDNCTRNRTKCKYARLCILIDLGKPVIPMIEIGGALQPIQYEGLHLLCYTCGRYGHRQHHCHHLASSLAEAIPELCFSGQSSTESLGFRHSSHLYGPWLQVRRGYQHQTENQVLQPEKKSVSLMYRPIKTAFIPCNNTLEHGEGTSGVAENIIGSSMNPQDQEASSSGHTDTVTSSLPSPSPALGDNPYVPVPTQSPEVPQTNTPTPSLGDLNVSTSAQTGTSSPSPASGDNPNIPVSTQPPEVPQTNSLIPSLGDLNVSTSAQAGTSSPSPALSDNPNVSVSTQPPEVPQTNTPTPSLGDLNVATSAQTGTSSTSPALADPNIPASTQPPEVSQTSTPPPPSLSNASGDPHVSASSQQRVDFPSPQNDSPTASVSTDRLPHQRIGAGITNQQQPPPEVIEFFSRVIQSLTIPLEINSSDGCITELVIEGKPQVITFDSKISNIEMSVDMSGLFTWNTNQHNVSFSTTVIDHTEYPVQKSSKKLLIWNCRGAGDAKLLPTVKALCQQHQPSAVLLLETRLSGAHSDQVIEDVGFSESLVVEPVGFTGGMWLLWRDNDIEMEVYSATPLHVAFEFLPKPETLILYGVNSGIGHEYSGVYGIDSSDSDHSSQTRSPEVFYLDQQIGPQTSHWIPSY; this comes from the exons atgtcCAGTCAAGACCACCGCCACCGGCACAACCGCCGCACTGATACCGCCGTCGTTCCAAGTCTCGATCTTTCATCCGCCGAAGAGGCCGTTCTGAGAGCCCCATTCAAGCACTCCCTTTTCGCCAAAGTCCTCGGCAAAAGAGTCGATGACCGGCAGCTCTATGCTCACCTTCGTTCTCTGTGGCGTCCGGCGGGGGCAATCGACTTCATCCCCCTGGCAAGGGGCTTCTACCTGGTGAACTTCTCTCTCCCTTCCGATTACGATGAGGTTCGCTACGGGTTCCCATGGACGATCGACGATCACTACATCGTCCTTCTCCGATGGGATCCCAACTTCAAGCCTTCCGAGGCCATCATCAGCCTTGTTGCGGTCTGGGTTCGCCTCCCGGAACTTCAAGTGCAGTACTACGACGAAGAAATCCTGCAGAAAATTGGAGAATTGATCGGGGAGGAAGTTGTGAAGATAGACAATTGCACCAGAAACCGAACAAAGTGTAAATATGCTCGCCTGTGCATCTTGATCGATCTTGGCAAGCCCGTTATTCCGATGATAGAAATTGGTGGAGCTTTGCAGCCGATCCAATACGAGGGGCTGCATCTTCTGTGCTACACGTGCGGGCGATACGGACATCGGCAGCACCATTGCCATCATCTTGCGTCTTCTCTGGCGGAGGCAATCCCGGAACTATGCTTTTCCGGCCAGTCGTCCACGGAGTCGTTGGGCTTCCGCCATAGTTCCCATCTCTATGGTCCTTGGCTTCAAGTGCGCCGTGGATATCAACATCAGACCGAAAATCAAGTGCTCCAACCAGAGAAAAAATCTGTAAGTCTGATGTATCGTCCGATTAAAACTGCCTTTATTCCTTGCAACAATACATTGGAACATGGGGAGGGCACATCCGGAGTTGCTGAGAATATTATTGGTTCTTCAATGAACCCCCAAGACCAAGAAGCCTCTTCTTCTGGCCACACTGACACTGTGACTTCAAGTCTTCCTTCCCCTTCCCCTGCATTAGGTGATAATCCATATGTACCAGTTCCAACTCAGTCACCAGAAGTACCCCAAACAAACACTCCAACCCCTTCCCTTGGTGAC CTAAATGTTTCAACTTCAGCCCAAACAGGTACTTCATCCCCTTCCCCTGCATCAG GTGATAATCCAAATATACCAGTTTCAACCCAGCCACCGGAAGTACCCCAAACAAACAGTCTAATCCCTTCCCTTGGTGACCTAAATGTTTCAACTTCAGCCCAAGCCGGTACTTCATCCCCTTCCCCTGCATTAAGTGATAATCCAAATGTATCAGTTTCAACCCAGCCACCAGAAGTACCCCAAACAAACACTCCAACTCCTTCCCTTGGTGACCTAAATGTAGCAACTTCAGCCCAAACAGGTACTTCATCCACTTCCCCAGCATTAGCTGACCCAAATATACCAGCTTCGACCCAGCCACCAGAAGTATCCCAAACAAGTACTCCACCCCCTCCATCTCTATCCAATGCATCAGGTGATCCACATGTTTCAGCTTCATCCCAACAAAGAGTGGATTTTCCATCCCCACAAAATGATTCTCCCACTGCTTCCGTTTCAACTGATCGCCTCCCACATCAGCGCATTGGCGCAGGCATAACGAACCAGCAACAGCCACCCCCTGAGGTAATTGAATTCTTTTCGCGGGTGATTCAGAGTTTGACAATACCACTAGAGATAAACAGTTCTGATGGCTGTATAACTGAGCTGGTCATTGAAGGAAAACCACAAGTCATTACCTTTGATTcgaaaatttccaacattgaGATGAGTGTAGACATGTCGGGGTTGTTTACTTGGAACACGAACCAGCACAATGTAAGCTTCAGCACTACAGTAATTGATCACACTGAATACCCTGTCCAGAAATCCTCAAAGAAGCTTCTGATTTGGAACTGCCGAGGGGCAGGGGATGCCAAGCTCCTGCCAACCGTCAAGGCTCTGTGCCAGCAACACCAGCCATCCGCCGTTCTTCTTTTGGAAACAAGACTTTCCGGCGCCCATTCTGATCAAGTTATCGAGGACGTTGGTTTTTCTGAGTCGCTTGTTGTTGAGCCTGTGGGATTCACCGGTGGGATGTGGCTTTTGTGGCGCgataatgatattgaaatgGAAGTTTACTCAGCTACTCCACTTCATGTGGCCTTTGAATTTCTCCCCAAGCCCGAGACGTTGATTCTCTATGGAGTGAATTCTGGGATTGGACATGAATATTCGGGTGTTTATGGTATTGATTCTTCTGATTCCGATCACAGTTCACAAACCAGGAGCCCAGAGGTTTTTTACCTAGACCAACAAATCGGGCCTCAGACTTCCCATTGGATTCCATCCTACTGA